The following proteins come from a genomic window of Caldanaerovirga acetigignens:
- a CDS encoding aldo/keto reductase → MKKNFLGNTGIEVTELCFGALPMGPLQKNMDLESCTEVVAYAFKKGINFVDTAQMYRTYDPIREAVKLTGINPVISTKSTASSYEEMEKAIDEALKSLDRNYIDIFFMHAARVDVDVFEVRKGALKCLLEYKARGYIKAVGISTHNVKVVELASSRDDMDVIFPLINYKGVGILGGSVDDMKLAIEKAAESGKGILIMKALGGGALLKDYKIAMDFIRSLKCYHSIAVGMVSKEEVDFNVNYFNEIYEDEKLPVFGNEQKKFLVMEFLCKGCKSCVETCPNLAIEYDEERKKARINQERCLTCGYCTASCPEFAIRVA, encoded by the coding sequence ATGAAGAAAAACTTTCTAGGCAATACCGGAATCGAAGTAACAGAACTTTGTTTTGGCGCCCTTCCCATGGGACCACTGCAAAAAAATATGGACCTGGAATCCTGCACGGAAGTAGTGGCTTATGCTTTTAAAAAAGGCATAAATTTCGTGGATACTGCCCAGATGTACAGGACCTACGATCCAATCAGGGAAGCGGTAAAGCTCACAGGAATAAACCCCGTAATCTCAACCAAATCTACCGCGTCATCCTACGAAGAAATGGAAAAGGCCATCGATGAAGCTTTAAAATCCCTTGACAGAAACTACATAGATATCTTTTTCATGCACGCAGCAAGGGTAGACGTGGATGTCTTCGAAGTGAGAAAAGGAGCCTTAAAATGCTTGCTGGAATACAAAGCCAGGGGATATATAAAAGCTGTGGGAATTTCTACCCACAACGTCAAGGTAGTGGAACTCGCATCATCCCGGGACGATATGGACGTAATATTTCCGCTAATAAATTACAAAGGCGTAGGCATATTGGGTGGAAGCGTGGATGATATGAAATTGGCTATTGAAAAGGCTGCTGAATCCGGGAAAGGTATCCTGATCATGAAGGCCCTTGGTGGCGGTGCACTCTTGAAAGATTATAAAATAGCTATGGATTTTATAAGGAGCCTTAAATGCTATCACTCCATTGCCGTGGGAATGGTAAGCAAGGAAGAAGTAGATTTCAACGTTAATTACTTCAACGAAATTTACGAAGATGAAAAGCTGCCTGTCTTCGGAAATGAGCAAAAAAAATTCTTGGTAATGGAATTCCTCTGCAAGGGTTGTAAATCCTGCGTCGAGACATGCCCAAATTTAGCAATAGAATACGACGAAGAAAGGAAAAAAGCCAGGATAAACCAGGAAAGGTGCCTTACCTGCGGTTATTGCACCGCTTCCTGTCCGGAATTTGCAATAAGGGTGGCATGA